The genomic DNA AGAGGGGACGATTTGAAGTGATAGTCGTCATAGCTAAACCGCGATCTCCTTCAGCGTATCCGGCTGAATTGTTACCGGAATCAAATGTCCATCCTGCACCCGCAGCACTCGATCGGCGAACTTAGCAATCTCCGGGTTATGGGTCGCCATAATCAAAGTCCTGTGAGTTTTGCGCGTCAGATCCAGCAAAAGCTGAAGCACCTTCTCTCCCGTCTCCTCATCCAGATTTCCGGTCGGTTCATCTGCCAGTACTAGCTGCGGATCGTGAGCCAGTGCCCGTGCGATCGCAACTCGCTGCTGCTGTCCTCCCGAAAGTTTGTCGGGGTAAGTGTTTTGGCGATCGGCTAAACCCACCTGCTCCAAAAGCTTTTTCGCGGACTGCTGTGCCTCTTTGGGCGATCGTCCGGCGAGTTCCTGCGGCAGGGTGACGTTCTCCAGGACGGTGAGCGTGGCAATCAGATTAAAGAACTGAAACACAAAGCCAATCTGGTCGCGGCGGAGCAGGGTACGCGATCGTTCACTCATGTCCGTGATTGCTTCCCCGTTAATCCGAATCGTGCCCGACGAAGGCTGATCAATGCCGCTCACCAGATTCAGCAGGGTACTCTTGCCGCTGCCGCTATTTCCCAGAAGCACGACAAATTCTCCCGGCTTAAAGGTCAGTGTCACCTGGTTTAGAACCGTCCGCTGGGTTTCCCCCTCCTGGAAAGTTTTGCTAACATTCTCCAGTTCCACCAGAGCGCCCTGGTTGCTTTTGTTGTTGATCTGCTGTTCGCTGCCCACCCGTCACCTCAACTGCTTCAGTTAATCCTTCCTGATCATAAGCAAGATTTCTTAATAATTCATCTCAGACAAATGAGCAGGCGATCGAATCTATCTTTGGAGCAACGTGAAACCGGAGGCTGGGAATTATGGTAAGGGCTGCCTCAGCCACCGACTCTTCGCTCTTGAAACAGGACACTGAGCAGCGCTGCGATTCATTATTCAGACA from Leptolyngbya ohadii IS1 includes the following:
- a CDS encoding ABC transporter ATP-binding protein, whose protein sequence is MGSEQQINNKSNQGALVELENVSKTFQEGETQRTVLNQVTLTFKPGEFVVLLGNSGSGKSTLLNLVSGIDQPSSGTIRINGEAITDMSERSRTLLRRDQIGFVFQFFNLIATLTVLENVTLPQELAGRSPKEAQQSAKKLLEQVGLADRQNTYPDKLSGGQQQRVAIARALAHDPQLVLADEPTGNLDEETGEKVLQLLLDLTRKTHRTLIMATHNPEIAKFADRVLRVQDGHLIPVTIQPDTLKEIAV